DNA from Triticum aestivum cultivar Chinese Spring chromosome 7D, IWGSC CS RefSeq v2.1, whole genome shotgun sequence:
CATACGTCTCCGGAGCATAACACAAGTAAGAAAGCTTCCGGAGCACAACACAAGTAAGGAAGCTTCCGGAGCCCaaactccaagagtaacaagttgaTGTTGAAGAACTCAGGAAAACACAAATCGATTTGGTAGGAATGTAGATCGGATGAATCTTCACCTATACCCAAAGAATCAAAGTGTTTGGATGGAGGGGGAAGATCAATCACATCAAATCACACGAACACACGCGCATGAAAAACTGATAGTCAAGGGCACGTGTCCCGCCCCTTTTtactctttttatttctttttcttttttttcctcagTACAAACCTTGCAGCCCTAGCCGCATATATATACCCCCAAGCCGAAAGTGATCATTTCCTGCAAGCAACTCCAGGCACCCGGACCAACCAAAAGGCTGTCACTAGGGAgcaccgggcacccgggggtcagGAACCCTGGGCACCAGGACCAACCAGAGGGGAAAACCCCTACTCCCGGAACAGGAGGTCATGGAACCCTCGGGCACCGTTTTGAGTTGATTTCTTCgcccaaaaatcacatatactACAGAAAAAACATATTAAAATGTCGGGGTGTTTTCACCTTCCTAGATATTGATTTTCTTCAAAACTAAAACATGCATAAAACAAGAACTGGTACTAggcactagattaataggttagtccagagaaataatataaaagtgcaccaaaaacCATTAATAAATGGTGtaaatatagcatgaatacttcaaaaGTTATAAATACGCCGAAGACGTATCAATAATAGGTCTTACAATAGTTATTGGATGTGATACACGATTGCAAGTTGTGGCTAACTTGGGGATGAATGTTGCGGTGATGGTggtggagatggctatggagattgAGATGGAAATGGCGGCAGCTAGGGTTTGTGGATGCTGGTGACGACAAAGATAAAGGTCTGACGATTGCTCCGATCAAATTATGGCGCTGCCCCTTTAACGAATGTTGCAGGGTTGGACGCCATGGCGCCGTGGGCACCTGGTACGAGTGCTGGTATGAGCGCGTGCGCTCGTACCAGACGTCGTCTTGCACTCTATTGTACTACCCGTGCCTCCCACTTGATCCTCTTTATCTCCGATTTGCTCCTTTTCATATATGCACTTGATTTAGTCCATTAGTGATTTGTATGAATATCAGAGTGGTGTCTTATTTTTATGAAATAAATATGTTTAAACTCACATGTGATGAGTGTAAAAATAACACTCGTCGGGATGCCCATGGCTTGTGCCACTCTTGGAGTTGTGTGTTTCTTCTCTAAGTAGGAGGGACATTGGAAGTTAAACTACAAGAAGAATATTGGCAGAAAAGAAAAGTCTGGAAAGTCCGGCTCGAGTATGAGTGTCATACACGCTATTGATGAATCATGTGCTAGTCCTGGTGTAATTTTTTAGTATTGTGACTAAGTGTTAGCCACAAAGATATTGTTCTAGTTCTATACTTGCGATGGTGCTcatatttttctggatttatttttgatTTTCGGCGATGTCTGCTCGGTGAAAGAAGACGCTCCCGTCAACTATGAAGACGCATGTGGTGGCTTCGGTAATCTCAAGACGTAGTGATGGCTCGGTATCTTGAAGGTGCTCAAAGGATGTGCGACCGTGTGTGCCTAGGGGTGAGTGCATGTGCATGTTTGTGGGCATCTACATTTACTGTGTTAAGAAAATAGATGGGTCATGTGGGGGCCGAGTTCATGGCCTTGGGATTGGTCAAGTTTGAACAAGTTTTAATCAGATGAATCTCATGACCTTTGTGGGTGAGGGTAGAAGAATAAGTGGCAACAAGAACTGAGTTGGGTGTGTGCAATAtttattttctcccgttgcaatgcacagtCACGTTTGCtatatagaaaaagaaaaaaaatcatgatgccatatcattttttttagcaaaatcattattaCTACTCCAACCGGGATCCAACCCAAATCAAAGCAAAATCATAAGGCTGAGGGGTCGAGGACGTGCCCCACAAAGACAACCGCGCCGATCGCCTCTTCCACTATGAAGTATGCAAACAGATGGTCAGCTACGAAATCCacccgaggaggcggtggcggcggtatTCGACTACATCCAATTTCCATATCCATCAATGTGACGGCTGTAGCTTCGGTGCCTTCCTCGTTTACCTCGATGACCGCCTTGTGGATGATGTCACTCAGGACCAATGGCAAGCCGGATCCATCACCCTCCACCATGTCAGATAGATCGGCTTGGTCGCTGAACGGCAAGCGGAGCCCCAGCTTGTTGATAATGGTGACCACGCTCCTGTGGAATGACAGCTTGAACTTGGGCACCCGAAACTCCCTAACGTGGATCTTCTCCTTCGGCAGGTGCTTGTGCCGGAAGCCAGGTTGGGACGCTATCGCGTCGACCAGGCCCGGCAAGCCGTTGAAGGCATCAGGGAGGAAGACGCACATAGAAAACTGTGCACGCTTGTCACGATCGGCGCGCCGTCCTGTCAACATGTTAGCAAGATGTAATGCATCGGTGTGACCCGCGAGTGCGAGACGGTGGATGGACAGACGAATTACCTTGCGCTTAAGCCATTTGGTACCGGAGTTTCAGCACCTTAAACCCTTTGTGCACGGCGATGAACTGGGAGCTCCGGCTCTGCATGAAGGGCACGTCGACGGTGCGGCCGTCGAGCCGGTGAAAGAGTTTGTCGGCGGTGCGCTTCTTGCGGAAGGGCTTCTCCCACTTGCCCTTGAAGTATATAGCGTTGCCGAGCACGGCGCGGGTGAGCGGCGTTATTGATCCCGGGCCAAGGACGGAGCCGATCAGCTTCCTCTTGACCTGCGCGACCCACGCGTTGATCTGACCCCGTGCCGCCTCCGGATTGTTGCGGAAGTCGACGGTGCTGGCATCGGCCTTGTACGTGCTCGCGGCGGCGTGGCGGTAGGCTGGCTTCAGCGGGCACGTGAGGTCGGTCCACACGCCGCACGCGAACGCCACGCGCGGCCCGCCGGACTCGGAGTGGTCCTCGAGCGCGTCCTCCGCCACGCGGGAGAGGAACTCGTCGAGCGCGGCGCGAGACGGCGCGCCGAGGACGCCGAGGATCTCGTCAAGTGTATCGCCCCGGGCGCCGGTGGCCAGGACGCGAGCGCCGCGTAGATGGACAGCGGCGAGAACACCAGGTTGCTGTCCGCGTTGTCGTCGGCGAGGCGACTCGCGAGGCTGGCAGCGAGCGCTGCCAGGCCGCCGGAGCAGGACTGCGTCGTGTCCCTTGTCACTTCCATCGCTTGATCTCGAGACGGAGAGAAAAACCGCGTATAGAGAAACAATGATCGGTTCTTCACCGCGATGCACGTCCACAAGAATCGGCTCTATTTATGCTCGGTGATTGCTAGGCATACGTGACAAGTTTCGGTCTCGAAAGTCGAAAGgtaaaaaagaaacaaaaggaaACAACTCGTTCCAGTTTCTGacccctttgcctttttctttcctTATGTACTTATTTTCCTAGGACAACCCTAAGGTTCACATATGTGGTGGGAGTGAAACCCGCTCACATGCCCTATAACACACAGACTGCGTAATGTCACCGCATGCATATATGTGAGAATTGttttggatttttagtttttaaaatgttttatctgttaaatgaaaaatccgattgaagatccgttttcatcattaaattCCTCGCGActagatcttcgaaactagatctcatatcaatatatttcgacgaactttttttttgttaaaagttgtcatgtctattgcacatgaattgctatggagtttacactgaagttgtcatgatatgtttcagctattttcttttatatttaaaaataaaatttgacatttataaaacggggaattaaaaaactagacttgccatgaaccataaactaaaattgccatgatacatgcacttaaaattgtcaTGATTcatacaaaaataattttcatggttaaagtactggagttgccatcatcaaaatattaAAAATGCCATGCTTTACAAACTAAAATTGTCACatgacaactttagtttaagcactatggcaactacagtgtaaacatcatgataatttttgggcaaaaaaaattcgtcgaaacatatcaacatggggtctagttttgaaaatctcgtTGAGACGgattaatggtgaaaacggatttttaatttgATTTTTTAATTAGAAGACAAAATATTTTTAAGCCGaaaccaaattttttttttgcCGATGTCATCTGTTCAcatgtggcaaaatgagtggtaaaGGTGACGTGTGAACGATGTgcaagatgccacacgtgtgggcgttagtttttttccttttcctatATTGTGTTTTTTAGATAATTATTTTTCTACTGTTATATTGTCGATTGTGCAGGTTGTTCCAGCTTAAGAAATCTCAATTCTAAATGTTTTTTTTTCAGAATCATTTGCTTCCTTTTTATCAATGAAAAGGGTGCCAATTTTCTAATTAATTTGATTATCCTTCCTAATTAAGAGATTCTTCTATGCAAACTATATTTTTTTTTATTTAGAGGACTTAAATAAATTCTCCTGTGTAATATTGGAATTTCCAAGGATTGCTTTGCATTCAGGTCCACTCAAATCTCTCTAAAGTTTCTTTATTTCAGATGTTGTATATGTCAAACACTTCTCTCTAATGATCTTGTACTATTAAAGGGCCATGTGTACATCGTCATCGTCGTCCACTTCCTCGATTCACCTCCGATTCGCCCCCTCGTCCCACGTCCTCGCCCCGCCGATTTTTCTCTCCCACGCAACAGAATAAACAAGCGGCATAtatactactttagtgatctaaacgttcgtacatttctttacagagggagtagaaaagagGGGAAAAAACTAATCCCCATAAACAGAAACACACGTAGGTCTCTCTCCCCTTccacaaaccctagccaccgcaTGTAGCGAGGGAGGAGATGAGGGAGAGGAGGATGCACGTCACCTCCTCACCCAATGCCCATCGGCAGCCTCCCTCCACTCCCGTGTCACGACACACTCCCCTGGCTTGCGTCCACCAGTGGAGGACGTGTCGGCACACGCGCAACATGGGGGAGTGGAGGATCCCGGACAATGCCTGCTTATGCTATAGGATCCCGGACATACAAATAGGATTATGACATATGATTACAATCAATAGTCATCTTTGTTATTACTTCTGCATAGACATGTGCTTAGCTAATGTTATATGTTTATCATATGTTCAGACCCATTTTGATGCCTGTGCCAGTTTGCTTCTAGTGATTTTCAAAACTGCAGTATAAGAACCAAAATATCTATGAGGACGTGATGCTCTTGGTTCATGATACTAGATCCGAATTTTGTTGATTTGGTCTGCGCTTTTGATTCATTTTCCCATGGAATCAGGATGTTGTTTGGTTCCTGAGAATTTCAGCGGGCTCTTGATGTGTTTCGGATCCTGACCTTCTTTTTGGCTTTCCTGATACAACTTTCCCTCGTCACAAATGGTGTACATATTCTAGCCGTATCTCTCTCATATGTTATGTGTCATTATTTTCATTGCTACTAGCAATGTctctgtgcgttgcaacggatccaaagtagaataatttttgttcacaaacttgaaagaaaacactctagTTGTGTATATGTCACCAAAAATATATtgtgtttcactcaaaatatattcctctaactgttttgatgaggtgagggagtaATGTGGTTGGCTTCAAGATACTAAGTGGTTTCtgtaaattggagcagagaagtcgGTTATTGTTACAAAAAGGCCATAACTTACCTCACGattgttagatgcagatctaataaTTAGAAATgacggatgacagacacaccatcaccaactgagtcttttataggagcaGAGATTTTGAATATTGGGTCTTCTGATCTCAGGACGGAGCCTACATACATTACAAGATGTCTTTTAGTATCTTATCATAATGTACAATCATTTTTGTTCTCTTGAAAATAattatggcaattttagtattcTAGATTGAAGAAAATATGAGACGGAAatggagagggagggagagtgaaagggagggagagagagtgaaAGGGTGTGAACGAGGATCCAAACGATTGATGTTGGACCACTGAAGTATGTATGCCCCATTGCCCCCGTGGCAACGCACAGGCAATTAACTAGTTTCAATACAAATTTCTGGATTCAAAATAACGAGGGCCATGTATTGTGTACATGACATTAAAATTCCTTCAAATATCGTACATCATACAAACACGAGACTGGAAAAGGAAGACCAGAGACAAAGATGCAAACAGAAATATGAAGCCTGACTGCCTGAGCTGCCACTCTAGGGATTTCACCGCCTGAACGCATTGGCCTCATGGGCATCGCCGCCACCCTGAGAATAATAAGCGCGGCGGCGGATGCTCTCTTCGATGGTGGCGCTGCCGCCCTTGTCAGCGCCAAATATACTCTTCTTCTCGTCATCCAAGAAGTTCTTCCCTCTGAATTGGTTTGCAGCCACCGTGGACGCCTCTTTGGCATCATCATCTGCAgccttcttgatcctcttccaccTCTGCTCTTCATGGACCTCAGCGTCAGCCTGCATTTGCCGCAGACGAGCTTCCCTGTCCTCTTCCGACATATGGTGCACGCCCCCTCGACGGCGGTTAGTTGTGGGCCCATTGTTCCTGCCCTGCTGGCCGTCTTGTCTTCCACGGCCTTCTGAACCTAGTTCCCTGCCCTGCCGGCTCTCTTGTCTTCGTTGATCTCCTGAAGCGACTTCAGCATGGGAGCGGTGTTCAGAAGTGGAATTGCCATTGTTCCGGCCATTTCCAATACTTCTCTGCTTCGAGTCTGAGCTGTCATGCTTTGGATAAGCATGGTGGCGGTCTGACCCTGAATTGTGTCTCCTCCTATCATCAGCATCTGGCCGATCCCGGCGTGGATGCTCATCATGCTTAGACATCTCCGGCCGTCTTCTCCTTGGTTCATCATCTTCTGGCATATCACGTCGCCTTCTCATTGGTTCATCATCCTCTGGCATAtcccgccgtcttctccttggttCATCATCTTCTGGTGTAtctcgccgtcttctccttggttCATCATCTTCTGGCGTATCCCGTCGTCTTCTCCTTGGTTCATCATCTTCTGGCGTATCCTGCCGTCTTCTCCTTGGTTCATCATCTTGTGATATCTCCTGCCGTCTTCTCCGTTCAGCATCTTCTGACTTGTCTTGTCGTCCTCTCTTTGGTTTATCATCTTCTGAAATCTCCTGCCTTCTTTTCCTTGGTTCATCATCTTCCGTATCCGAGGATTCTTGTCTGCTTTCTTTCTTCTGATGCCTTGACCTTTTCACTTCCCTCTTATGCTCTGGAGCAGAAGGAACTTTCTTTCTCCCTTCGTCCTTGCCATCACTTACGTCATCCGAATCAGAATTTTCAGCTGAGTGATGCCTCTTACTCTTTGACTTATGATGACGATGTTTTTTGTGCtttctcttctctttcttttcttccttcTGCATTTTTTCTGCTTCCATCTACAGAAATAAGATTGTATCAGAGAGTGTAGTTCAGATGAAATCATTGGAGACCATCAATAGGCTACTATGCTATGTGTGGATGAGTTCACTAGCTAGTTCTAATTCAGATGCACAGAATCAATTCTGAGAACTTACTGATTTCTTTATCTCGGCCATCTTGATTGGATTATTTTTAATCCTTGCAATAGCATCCTGCTCCCGCTGCCTTATTAGGAGTAGAGGATCAGAGTGAAGTTTTCTCCATGTGTCATTTGCAGATTGAGGCTTCTCCTCAAATAGAGCTCCCAGTGAAGTATCCTGAAACATCGAGACAGAACAAAATAAGCGCTGCAACTGCAAAATCAGTCAAGCCGTATATAGCGATGCGATGATAGATGATAGGTATCTTGATAAACCCTTAAAAACAAAGTTTGTCTTTTCTATAAACCAAACATACCGTGGTTATTATCAGTTCAACTATTAATAAGAGAACCTATAGTATAATTCAATATGAAACCACCAAACAGGTATCTGATCTCTATTCAAAAGTAAAGAAGAAAACATACAGTTTACACAAGTAACATCGATATTTCTTTGACAACTGTATAGGTCAAATTACATGCAAATCTGAAATCCACGAAGAACAATGGACTAGAATCACCAGAGAGATAAGGAACAACTGAGATACCTTGGAAGAGCCAGCAGCCGTTGGAGCAGAAGAGGAGGCGGCAGCGGCCGCCGCTGGGCCAGGTTGCTGCAGTGCTTGGAATCCATCCGAGCTCCCCTTGCCGACGCCCAACCCTGACTCGTAGAGGAATTCCAACCTCTCCTGCCTCCTGCAAACAATGAAACCACATACACATAAGCGAGTGACAGCAAAAttccccccaaaaaaagaaaaggaatcCTGAATTTCCCAACAGTTTGCGTGACAAATCGAAATGAACAGATCCTACGAAAAGCTTAGCCCGTGGAACAGGTAGCCTCTAGCAGTAATCTTACACAAGATCGAACAGGAATTTACTTCAGATCCTGCAAATTCGAGCCTAAATGCCATGTGACTTACTACCAAATCAAAGCAGCCTATAAACCACCAAATCGAACTGAATCTCACGAGCGCGTCAATTAATCTCTCCGCACCCGAAACCCTAGATAGCTAGCTAAAAAGGGGAATAGATTGGGAGGAGATGCGGAGGATGCTTACGGCTTGAATCCGGCCTGCTCCTGGATGGCGCGGAACTcggccttctccctctcctccttgagctgcttcttgtaCTCCTCGATCTTGTGctgctcctccttctccttctgctCCGCCACCCACACCTTCTCCACGTTGCGTAGGCTCCCCGTGTGCCACCCCTTCTTGTTCAGAAATTTCATCCCCATGGCGGgcaacctcctcctcctgctcctccccctccccctccccttcccTTGCCCGAGGCGCTAGACCTGGCGGCGGCGCAGCCtgcctgccggcttctccgcctCTTCGCGACTTGGCCTCCTCCGCGTCGGCTTCGAAACGAAACGAGATGGGGGAGAAAGAGAGATCGGGAGGTAGCCAAAGCGCAATCCGCCGCCTCAGCCACCAGCGACTAAACGGTAAGCCCCCGTTTTCCGCACGGGAAAGCGTATTTCGTGTGGAAACGAGACCGGGGCCCGTTGTGCCCAACGAGATTATATTATTTGGGCCGAGTCTGCAAGTCGGGCCTAACATCCTGTGAACAATGTCCACAACTTCTGAATTGATTTTGTGGATCCCCTAA
Protein-coding regions in this window:
- the LOC123163954 gene encoding putative serpin-Z8; the protein is MEVTRDTTQSCSGGLAALAASLASRLADDNADSNLILGVLGAPSRAALDEFLSRVAEDALEDHSESGGPRVAFACGVWTDLTCPLKPAYRHAAASTYKADASTVDFRNNPEAARGQINAWVAQVKRKLIGSVLGPGSITPLTRAVLGNAIYFKGKWEKPFRKKRTADKLFHRLDGRTVDVPFMQSRSSQFIAVHKGFKVIRLSIHRLALAGHTDALHLANMLTGRRADRDKRAQFSMCVFLPDAFNGLPGLVDAIASQPGFRHKHLPKEKIHVREFRVPKFKLSFHRSVVTIINKLGLRLPFSDQADLSDMVEGDGSGLPLVLSDIIHKAVIEVNEEGTEATAVTLMDMEIGCSRIPPPPPPRVDFVADHLFAYFIVEEAIGAVVFVGHVLDPSAL
- the LOC123165253 gene encoding pre-mRNA-splicing factor CWC25 homolog is translated as MGMKFLNKKGWHTGSLRNVEKVWVAEQKEKEEQHKIEEYKKQLKEEREKAEFRAIQEQAGFKPRQERLEFLYESGLGVGKGSSDGFQALQQPGPAAAAAASSSAPTAAGSSKDTSLGALFEEKPQSANDTWRKLHSDPLLLIRQREQDAIARIKNNPIKMAEIKKSMEAEKMQKEEKKEKRKHKKHRHHKSKSKRHHSAENSDSDDVSDGKDEGRKKVPSAPEHKREVKRSRHQKKESRQESSDTEDDEPRKRRQEISEDDKPKRGRQDKSEDAERRRRQEISQDDEPRRRRQDTPEDDEPRRRRRDTPEDDEPRRRRRDTPEDDEPRRRRRDMPEDDEPMRRRRDMPEDDEPRRRRPEMSKHDEHPRRDRPDADDRRRHNSGSDRHHAYPKHDSSDSKQRSIGNGRNNGNSTSEHRSHAEVASGDQRRQESRQGRELGSEGRGRQDGQQGRNNGPTTNRRRGGVHHMSEEDREARLRQMQADAEVHEEQRWKRIKKAADDDAKEASTVAANQFRGKNFLDDEKKSIFGADKGGSATIEESIRRRAYYSQGGGDAHEANAFRR